A single region of the Hippocampus zosterae strain Florida unplaced genomic scaffold, ASM2543408v3 HiC_scaffold_40, whole genome shotgun sequence genome encodes:
- the LOC127595108 gene encoding mucolipin-1-like — translation MVSECLFSLINGDDMFVTFSGMQESSTLVWLFSQVYLYTFISLFIYMVLSLFIALITGAYEAIKHQTQEPIHITDLHAFIAECTDAPISGKFRGLETSPCSFFCCCDRMTTYEDVLLVN, via the exons ATGGTGTCGGAATGCCTCTTCTCCCTCATCAATGGCGACGACATGTTCGTGACCTTCTCAGGAATGCAGGAGAGCAGCACTCTGGTGTGGCTCTTCAGCCAAGTGTACCTGTACACCTTCATCTCGCTCTTCATCTACATGGTGCTGTCGCTCTTCATCGCGCTCATCACCGGAGCCTACGAGGCCATCAAG CATCAGACCCAGGAGCCCATTCACATCACAGACCTGCATGCTTTCATAGCTGAGTGCACCGATGCGCCAATCTCCGGCAAGTTCAGGGGCCTGGAGACATCGCCGTGCTCCTTTTTCTGCTGCTGTGACAG GATGACAACATATGAGGACGTCCTGCTGGTGAACTGA